The DNA region ATTATGACAACCATTACTGCTATTACTATGACAACTATACTGCCATTACTATGACAACTATACTGCCATTACTATGACAACCATTACCGCCATTACTATGACAACCATTACCGCCACTATTATGACAACCATTACTGCTATTACTATGACAACTATACTGCCATTACTATGACAACTATTACTGCCATTACTATGACAACCATTACCGTCATTAATATTCTATTGTAGTTCATCTTTCTTTGTCCATCCATTTATCAAAGAATTCATTCATTCGTTTACTTATtcacgtatttttttattcgttcGTTTATTCCATCAGCCAGTCAAGCAATTTTTTAGCTCCTTAGACACttatattacatttatttcttttcaatgaaaagcCCCATCATACATCGGTACGCCGTCGAGAAAACCCTTCTAGAACGCTGTTTTAAAgcttttcactttcaaattgCAGGCGCGAAAGGCTGGAGGAGAtggcaaaaaaaagaaggaGGTTGAGAACTATCATGAGGCTGAGACAATGGCACTGACGTCAATTTCATTTGGCTTGTGTGTTGTGCTCACCATTCTGATCTGCATCCCTCAGTTGAAGCGAGGAATTTAAACAAGGGCTACAAAAATTCCAATAGTATACTTTCCTTCAGTGTTTAGCCTACATATTTTGTACTCATATCTCCATTGGATCCCAACTATAGATATTACTATAAAATTTTGCTGATTTATTAAGGATGATCTTCCTGAAactcactgaaaaaaatttttcggttttgcttgccttttttgttttggttgttttgtttgtttttgctttttgtataTTTCAGTCTTCCTACTTTTTAATGCCTTTTTGGCAAAATTAAGTgctgtaatttttatttatgtaATAATGGTAATTGTATACTGTTTGGCATGTTTATTCGTTGTAGATGAAAAAAGAACGACAGTTTCACCATAAAGGATTCCTTTTTCCATCTCACACTTGTTGTTAGATATTTCAAACTGTTTAAATTACCCTGAATAATTTCGGATCATTGAAGTATTGATCACTCCTTCTCAGCATTTGTCATCGGAATTTTACAGTAAGTTAGCTTCATTTGGCAAGGAAAATAATTACCCGGGATAAATTACAGCCGTGCAAACCTCTAGCGCCGTTCAATGGTCTAAAGAGAGACTCGTTTGTTTCTCGTTATAGCTTTGTAAAAATAGTTTGTTGGAGGAAAGATTTAGTGCGATTTAAATAaaggattaaaaagaaaaatttgtttttttaattttcatgaattACTCTTTAGATTTCTTTCGCCATTTACTCTTCCTGGTAATTTTTGGCGACATTACGTAGAAAGTAATGAGGTGGGGAGGAGAGCCTAAAACCTGTTTTGTTACATCTGCTGAAGTAAAAGTGTGGGTTATTGATCACAACGACTTAGAGCTTGCTTTTGTCGCTTTGTCCGTAAATTGGACAAATGTTAAGAAATTCTTTGGGGTTCGTCTTGTTTAGCATGTGTAATGGGCGCTAATCTGGGCGCTGATGTTTATCTCGGCTCGTAAGAGAGAGAAATCACGGTTGATTTCCTCAACCCAACTGTTGCATACGTCCTCGGGTCGAGATCTCCTTCAAATAGTTCCACGAGTCCATCGAAAAGCGCGCTCAGTACAAATCTCACAACTGGGATTTCTCCTATGGTATTTGAAACCAGAGCCTTGGTAAATTCAAGGCATAACCTTGGCGGCGTCGGATGTCTTCTTCCAGCTTAGTTGCTTTCATCTCGAATACTTCTTTGATCGGACCTGTGTATTGTGGGTTGTGGCAATATATTACTTTTTTACTAGCTGCAATGACTGGGGTTATTCCACACACAGTGAAAAGGATGATACACAGAATGGTTTGGCGAGACATTGTTCGTTCTGCAGAGTTAGGGAAGAAATGTTTTCGTATTGGTGAGTATTTCTTGtgattttgtgaaaaattagAGATTACAAGTGTAAGGTTACCCAAGGGAATATTCAGGGGCAGTAATAGACCAAAATCAACCCTGTGGAACCGCGGCGCACATGAGGTGAGGGAACTGTTTGACTGAACCTACCcataattgaaatttgtttgtttcgaTTCTGTTAAGTAATTTCAGAACCCCTAAAATT from Pocillopora verrucosa isolate sample1 chromosome 1, ASM3666991v2, whole genome shotgun sequence includes:
- the LOC131771558 gene encoding uncharacterized protein — encoded protein: MEHIRVEEEAAYREACRKLLFSDGTRTALVMLSLLTLFPVGIVSIVFWILARKAGGDGKKKKEVENYHEAETMALTSISFGLCVVLTILICIPQLKRGI